From one Lycium ferocissimum isolate CSIRO_LF1 chromosome 7, AGI_CSIRO_Lferr_CH_V1, whole genome shotgun sequence genomic stretch:
- the LOC132064826 gene encoding classical arabinogalactan protein 9 yields the protein MDGKNAIWICFLCIIIAGVGGQAPATSPTSSPAPPTPTTPSPTGSPPPVTSSPPPATSSPPPAVSSPPPAVSSPPPSVSSPPASSPPPVASPPPPVSAPPPATPPPVSAPPPASPPPPSPPAAAPAPVATPPAAAPAPAKKVATSPAPSPLSTLSPPSPPMGAPSPSGFSALSPAPSASDQSGVESMRFSKMIMGSLVFGWGLLYLLI from the exons ATGGATGGGAAAAATGCTATTTGGATCTGTTTTCTTTGCATTATCATTGCTGGTGTAGGGGGTCAAGCTCCTGCCACGTCACCAACTTCTAGTCCAGCACCACCAACACCCACTACTCCTTCACCTACCGGTTCTCCACCGCCAGTAACTTCATCTCCGCCACCTGCAACAAGCTCACCACCTCCAGCTGTCAGTTCTCCACCTCCAGCTGTCAGTTCTCCACCACCATCTGTATCATCTCCACCGGCTAGTTCACCACCACCTGTGGCTTCTCCTCCTCCACCAGTGAGCGCACCACCACCAGCTACTCCTCCACCAGTGAGTGCTCCACCACCGGCTAgcccaccaccaccatcaccacCGGCTGCGGCACCTGCACCGGTTGCAACTCCACCAGCTGCAGCTCCTGCTCCGGCGAAAAAGGTAGCTACATCTCCGGCACCATCGCCGTTGTCAACATTGAGTCCTCCATCACCACCAATGGGTGCTCCATCACCAAGCGGTTTTTCAGCTTTATCTCCTGCGCCATCTGCCTCTGATCAG AGTGGAGTTGAGAGCATGAGATTTTCGAAGATGATTATGGGAAGCTTGGTCTTTGGATGGGGTCTCCTCTACTTGCTGATTTAG
- the LOC132064828 gene encoding uncharacterized protein LOC132064828, whose product MERKQGFFSALKDEVVRGLSPVRSRAKSPARSGSPITSFLRRNNNNKKNSSSHFGENNNEQLISRSGSLRPLGETLTPLMEGPDPDGGDVGDSKRVGSGLGHWVKGQLSRTPSVASSAYARRSDLRLLLGVMGAPLAPVHVSTSDPLPHLSIKDTPIETSSAQYILQQYTAASGGQKLQGSIKNAYAMGKVKMLASEFETPTKVVKSRNSARGAESGGFVLWQMNPDMWYVELAVGGSKVHAGCNGKLVWRHTPWLGAHTAKGPVRPLRRALQGLDPRSTASMFTNARCIGEKKINGEDCFILKLCADPHTLKARSEGPAEIIRHVLFGYFSQKTGLLVHMEDSHLTRIQSNGGDAVYWETTINSFLDDYRPVEGIMIAHSGRSVVTLFRFGEMAMSHTKTRMEEAWTIEEVAFNVPGLSVDCFIPPADLRSGSISEACELPQDERGKSAISLASHRAKVAALEKTHDSSMDNVVWKVEI is encoded by the exons atggagagaaaacAAGGTTTCTTCTCAGCGTTAAAGGATGAAGTAGTACGTGGGTTATCACCAGtaaggtcaagggcaaaaagTCCAGCAAGAAGTGGGTCACCCATTACAAGTTTCCTACGAAGAAATAACAATAACAAGAAGAATAGCAGCAGTCATTTTGGTGAAAATAATAATGAGCAGTTGATTTCAAGATCAGGGAGTTTAAGACCGTTAGGAGAAACGTTAACGCCGTTAATGGAAGGTCCGGATCCGGATGGTGGAGATGTCGGGGATTCGAAGCGGGTCGGATCGGGTTTAGGACATTGGGTGAAAGGACAGCTTTCTAGGACACCTTCGGTTGCATCGAGTGCGTATGCTAGGAGGTCTGATCTGAGATTATTGCTTGGAGTAATGGGTGCACCACTTGCCCCGGTGCACGTTAGCACCAGTGATCCTTTGCCTCATCTCAGCATAAAAGACACTCCCATC GAAACTTCATCTGCTCAGTACATATTGCAGCAATATACTGCTGCATCAGGTGGGCAAAAGCTTCAGGGCTCAATTAAGAATGCCTATGCTATGGGAAAAGTGAAGATGTTAGCTTCCGAATTTGAAACCCCGACAAAGGTCGTTAAGAGTAGGAATTCTGCTAGAGGTGCTGAGTCTGGTGGATTTGTACTCTGGCAAATGAATCCTGACATGTGGTATGTCGAGCTTGCGGTTGGTGGTAGCAAAGTCCACGCGGGCTGCAATGGCAAGCTTGTATGGAGACATACACCTTGGCTTGGTGCGCATACTGCAAAAGGGCCTGTTCGACCACTACGACGAGCCCTTCAG GGTCTTGATCCAAGATCTACTGCCAGTATGTTTACCAACGCGAGATGCATTGGAGAGAAGAAGATCAATGGAGAGGATTGTTTCATTCTGAAGCTCTGCGCTGATCCGCATACGTTGAAGGCAAGAAGTGAAGGACCAGCGGAGATCATAAGGCATGTCTTGTTTGGCTACTTCAGCCAGAAGACTGGTCTTCTTGTTCACATGGAGGATTCACATCTCACCAGGATCCAATCTAACGGTGGAGATGCAGTTTACTGGGAGACGACGATCAACTCATTCTTAGATGATTACCGCCCTGTTGAAGGTATCATGATTGCCCATTCCGGGCGATCTGTAGTCACACTTTTCCGGTTTGGGGAGATGGCGATGAGTCATACCAAAACCAGGATGGAAGAAGCTTGGACAATTGAAGAAGTTGCGTTTAATGTTCCGGGATTATCAGTAGACTGCTTTATCCCACCAGCTGATCTAAGATCTGGGTCGATAAGCGAAGCATGTGAGCTGCCTCAAGATGAAAGGGGAAAGAGTGCAATTTCACTTGCCAGTCACCGGGCTAAGGTTGCAGCGCTAGAGAAAACTCATGATAGCAGCATGGATAATGTGGTCTGGAAGGTGGAAATCTAA